The Glycine max cultivar Williams 82 chromosome 17, Glycine_max_v4.0, whole genome shotgun sequence genome contains the following window.
taagaaaaaaaaaacttcaataaaTCAAGTTGACTATAATATAGAAgtagatttttttgttacaaatgtAGAAGTAGATTTAAACAAGCTCTTATTGTCTGTACAAAAAAAAagctcttatttttatttttttttcaatacttcttatatttttttaaaaatttaactgtgtttttatttgttaaatatcacaaatttctaatttttaaagacttgtttaaataataaaaataaaatataagaaattatttaagAAGTGTATTATCTgttaaatagtttatatatatacaacatttaaataagacaaaatttaagtaaaactaaaaaaatcatgaaatgtGTCCAATAAATCTCACAGCaataatatattcaaaagaatgttttgttttcttaaaaaaaggtaATATTAAAGCCAAACCCCTAATTTAAGTATATCCACCCACAATCACATATACATCAAATACTTCGATGAAAAGAAGTTCCACTTAATTAAGAGGCTCAACCCATGtgcatttttatcttttttcctcCACACCCACCTGCTCTCAGCTCAAAGTTGAATCTGGGGTGGCTGGTTTACCCATCTACTCCCCCAAACTCATGGAAGGGAGTTGTAACCATCGAGGATTgggtcactttttttttccccttcaaattattaattattaatgttctACATTCACGCTTCACCTGCTTGCTGGttgaaagataaatatttatcttggtaaaaaaatgattaaagtaTATAAAGTGTCCAGTGTCCTCACATAAATCTACTTTCCACTATGGTCATATGTTATTGTTAGGTAGCTTTTACATCCCGCTCACTCCTTTTAATTCTTTCTACGGATCTTTTATGGAAAGAATGAAAATTAGTTTGAGGgagtaataataacaaaaagaaaGCTAAATACATAGAATATAACTTTAAGTTTCTATTTGAAAACTACATAATGTGgagaaacgaaattgtagagaaaaacacgtttgtaattaattaaaaaaatatacattaataaCACAAATTTTCCCTCATTTTCACCTTAGAGTTCATATTTAGTTCCACGTCCAACACCGAGAACGTGCCTAAGAATGTGAAAACCACAAGCTATCATATAAATTTCTACATTATTTGTTCATATTTACTTCTCATTTTCATCTTAGATTTCTTTTTCCAtgaaattcttaattcttccttctgaactctttttttcctcATTTTCTATTAGTtctaaattattgaaaattttattcacAATGAAGCCTTgtttttctaataataaaaagaaatattctcACCAAGATACGTAGTATCATTATTGAACTTAACCAGTACTACCTACACAGCAAATGGTATTCTACTGAGTTTGTAGTTGTACCTTGTTTTGTCGATTAGTTAACAGTTATATCGGTCGTTGAACTTTTTGGATTGCTCCGCTAATACACCTATCATTTTAGCTTGATTGGTGGGAttagaatattttcttttaaatgcaCTTCCCTtcactttttttagttttctggTCTTAGTCAACACTCTGCACTTGTGTGTCTGCGCATGTGTCGGTACCACAGAGAGAAAGtgatagagaaagagaaagagaaagagagagagttcaATATTCAACATAGAAACATGTAaaatcatcatatatatatatatatatcaactctTCTGCACTTGCTTTCTCACAGACCAGATTCACAAATTTGGTTCTATGAGGTTTACAGCGGAGGTTGTAATCAGACAAAAGTAGACCATAGAAGAAACCCAAAAGTAAAaaagctaaagaaaaaaaaaagaagacaaatagTGGAAaacaatggtaaaaaaaaaaaaaaaactaaagaaaagaATGCAGGAAGGAAATGATAGGAAAGTATACATCCTAACTATAAAGAAATGACCATAGTTAATTTAATAGGGTCATTCTGTTTCCCCTTCCCTCCCTTTTGATAATTTTGGTTTGGAATTAATGGAGGGGTCATAATCAGCAGCGGGAACCCTTCCTACAGCTGAGTGCACCCGCACCAGTGGTTATGGACCCCACCAATGAAGATGGCCTTGCACTCAAGCTAGATGCTCTTGCATAGCTAGAGGAGGCTCCAGCCCCCGATGCCGTGAAAAACGCACCGTTTACCAACAAGTCCCCTTCTGACCTCCAATTCCATCCTTTCCATTCACTCTCTGGTGCATCCTCATGCTTTGTCACctgcacaatttcacataaataatattatttcattataataataaaaacactttaatttactaaatttatTACTCAATTATTTACCTCTTTGCTGAATCTGTCATCGGGTGCAACAAACCTGTTTCCTTGGCTATTGATGGTAGGATTAGCACTTCCCCCGATGGCATACATTTCCCAGTGGGTATAGTCATTGTTCACCACATGAAAATATCCATGCCTACACCTGCACTCATcaccaacatattttttttctcaattttcatCTCTAGTGGCCCCCACATAGTAATAGCTTTTTCTCTTTGACTATTTTCCCtcccttttatttttctcaattttcacAAGTAAAGCAATTTTGGAAAATGGGACCAAGATTTTAACTTTACTTTACCTTGGCATTCTTTGAACTAGGCCTTCACCAAAGTGGTTGAAAGCAATAGTGACCTGCATGCTCTTGTCCTGAGTGTAGGAATCACTGTGGCCCAAAAGCATGACCTTGTCATGGTGAGTCATGTAATTGTTGGAGATGGTAATCCCAGTAGACCCATGAATGGCATCGATCAACCCATCATTGCAGTTAGACAAAGAGCAATGGTCAACCCATACGTGACTCCCTCCAAAGATCGACACGCCATCACCGTCCGATATGGTCCTCCACCCGTAGTGCCGTGGTGAGTCCCGCACCATAGCATTCCCACCTTGCTTACAATCATGAATGTTAATCCCATGGATTATAACGTTTGTTACATACTGTATCGTTATGCATGGACCACCCGCAATGTGCACGCTAGCACCTCTTCCATCAATGGTTTTGAATGAGTTCATGATCAGCTCTTCCTTCAGCTTGATCACCATGTCTCTTGCGAAGATGATCCAGAGAGGCTCGTCTTGAATAACTGCATAACGGAGAGTTCCCGGCTTGGGGGTTACCGGATCGTCGTCGCCGGAATCTGTCACCACGTAGATTTTTCCGTTCTTTCCTCCGATGGCGTTTTTGCCGAAACCAATCGCACAATCCGCTAGCCTCTGGCGGTTCTTCTCCCAGTTTGGGTCGCACCTCCAGCAATCATCAATGGGGTTCCCTGTTGCGCAGGACAAGTACCCCAAATTCCTTCTAGCTACAGAAGCATTGATTTTCCtgcaccaaataaaaaaaatacacaaaaaaaaacattaatttcattaatGTGTCTCATGCTTATACACCCAAAGTCCACAAAAAAGTTGTATTttttggtaaagaaaaaaatacacctAATGTGCTACTAACACATTCTTTAACAAATATTGtgacatttaataaataaatttcaactagaAAATGAGTTGTGTTAGACATTGCATTAAGATGTGTGTTGTACAAGTAGGTTTGAGAAAAGAGAATGTGGGTTTACCTGTGAACTTCTTGGGCCACAAATTCAGGGTCTTGGACAGGGGAAGAGGAAATGAGGGTCGGGGTGAGGAGagagaagaggaggaagaggagagagagaaaagtggTGGCCATGTTTGATTTGTGTTGTGTGAGGAAAGTACGTAGCTGGAGGGTGTTTATAAAGGAATTAAAGCCGGGCTAAATGGCATGATTAAACTGAACATGTAGGACCCAAGTGCTTCGTGATTTCTGGTTTTACGGGATAGCAGTTGGGCAGTTTTGTCCGTTAAGCAAGCCCCAAATGATGGGGGAAGCTACGAACACTCTTGTAAATATAACAAAGAGGAATGTGCTAACTGCACGACAATTAATCAAATGTTACCTTCTTTTACTACATCTCCCCTGCTTATTTAATAATGTACTACGTAACTCTCACTTACTCTCACTCAttaaatgattttctttcttatgttagcgttttcctttttcttttcattacaCTGTTGttggttttaacttttaacattgGGTTAATTACCGCATGAGAGTTGAGTAGAAACTGGATCTAGATTAAAGTTTACTGCCTCCGTTTCTTTAATAGTGGGATACCTGATACCATAATGGTCCCAACTAGAGATGATGTTCTTAGAAAAGTTCATTACTTCTCTTGCCACTTTAATTTGCATAAGCGTtgagaataatcaaattaaggAGGCATGGCGTAACAAGTAATGGGCACTTTGATTAAATTGGGTTATTCAACGGGCCTGGTGAAAGTTAAAAAGCCACCTAAAAAGCAGGGATCATGTGATGTAATGAAGTACTCAGCACTACTTCAGTTAACTATGTAAATATAATTGGCTGTGAAAAATAAACTCTTCATCCCGTTTTTGGTACATCTAGGCAGCAAATTCTTTGCATTTTGACTTTTGTTTCCTATAAACGAGTGAGATCGTGAAAAATTGAAACGGTACCGGGTGGAAGATATTGACTTACTTGCTCCCATGGGTCCatatattactttaattaaaCACGCATCTTGGAAAATCTTGAGCTTGATATCCATATCCTGCGTTCTTAATTTCAATTAGGATATTAGAGAAGCTCATTAATTAACAATACATTGTAAAACGATAGGAGAAGAGAACGAAACACAAAAGGACggtggataaaaaataaataattatttttatctgtagttaataattattaaattgtttgttttcctcataaagaGTGTCTAATTTatccttctttgtttttttttctagagtaaattaaataaacaccCCCCCTAAGTTTGGACATGTTACATGCGCATCTCTTCCGTATTTAATTCTTACACAAACACTCATTATTTTGAGAGATTCCAATTACACTAGTATCTTTTCTTCTCCACTAATGGTGTTAATTCGTTTACCCAGAATAGTCACATGATCCTTTAAGAGAATTTTTATGACAAAAATATCCATGTCTTCTCCCTACCAACAgtttaaatcatatattttaggGATTTTTCATGTCTTTGTTGGTTTTTGTTTGATTCCTGTTAGCTAAAGCGATTTCTTCATATCCGTCTAACAGTTTGTTTCACAGTTaggtacattttttttgtttcctttttgtatctattttgtgtgttttttgggTTAAAGGTTTTTATTGTGGGTTGTTGAGTGTTGTTTTGTGATGTTGGgtgttgttgttggtggtgtTGTTCATTGTTTATCAAATTTAGAATATTATAtcattgtgtttttgttttacagtttttggtttttggtttttgtttgtTGCTTGTAGGGTGTTCGACAAAATATTTCAGTTAAGGGTTGCATCTTCTGACAGTGTTAATGGGGGTGTGGTATTTGTGAAACACCAAATAAAGTATTGTGTGTGATTCACTAATGGAAATAAAATGTAGCAGAACCGTATCCAATACGAATCGTTTATTTTATGCGTGTAAGGCCATAGGTTGTAATAGGTTTGATTgggttgaaatatttttttgaagatgATTATGATAAGTTAAAGATGTAGATGGAATGCATGAAGACAGGTATGGAAGACATGAAGATGAATATGGAATGCATGAAACGAGAATTTGCACAAATGGAGACAGAGTTGTTAGATTTACAAGGAAATTGTGAATGGTTGAAAGGAAATCTTGCAACATTCATTGTGTTAATTGTAACTGTTATTGCTATTTTAGttgtaattagtatttttaggtGGTTGTTTAAAATGAATTGATGTTATACTGTTTATTTTAGGTTGTTACTAAGTGAGTTTCTATTAATGATATTAGTTAGTATGACCTAGTAatgtttaaaatgaattatttcaaTGTAAATgtagttttatattttcatttctctCATTATTCATTCTCATTCTCAAAGTTAAGATTCAATAGTTACACAAATCAttcttctttcttattcttCACGTTATATTCAAAATACTAAGAATCAATTCATAactaatcataaaattaaactattggACAAAGACATTCAATTCATAAGaaagtattttatttgtatCAATTTCATTcgtaacataataataaaagcaaTCATAAATAAATCACGCTCTCAATTGACCTACTATTGTGTATCTTCAAAATAAAGTTatcccaaaaaattaaaaatcaaagccCTATTTAGTATCTAGTAACAATAGGCTTGTTTTTCATAAAACAACCCCTACACATGAAGTTGTTTGGCAAAAGACAagtttatacttaaaaaaagagTCTTCCCATAAACTAATATTACAATATATCAAATCATATTCTAATTCCTATTAAGTCTTTTGgctctttgtttttatctttttctcttctttgaacCTTCAACTATGTTATTATTGCCTTCTTGGTTGGATGACTGACTCGCCCCCTACATATTTGTTTGTGATTCTTGTCagtgaaattaaaaattggGTTAGTTTGCAAATAATTTACAACTTGGTTAGAGGAACACTAGAAATGATTTAAGAATACCTGAAAGGTAACTCCAAATTATTGGGTTAGAGGAACACTAGAATTTGTTGGTTCAGTTCCAACAGCTATTATGGCTTCAGAATTTGTTGCcttatagaaaaattattattagtaacACATAGGGTTTAAATACAACAACAGTTGTCTCAAACAGCAACCGTGGTTCCCAACAACAATAATTGTCtcaaacaataacaataacagtGGTCCACAACACTAATAAAATCCACTTAAATCACattaaccaaattaaaaaactaaactcTAGGGTTTAAATACAAGCATGAAACACACACCTTAACAAATTCAAACTTTCAATCGTGCACAGTTCAGGTTGAACCACAAGCAAACAAACACCAACCAACTCGAACCATCGGCTAAACACAATCGTCGAAGCCAATGCAGAAGCCGAACACCATCGTGGAACCCAAAAGAGAAGATAATCCTAGCAGACGAATATTATAAAACTCAAACTAGTGAAAAAATCTACTTTTAACCCAAATAAACACATGCAGTGATCGTTGAAATCCTAGCAAACGAAGATGGTGACCATCAAACTAGAGAGGGAACTCAaatcctagtaaaacatattttgGAGGTTTTAAAACATGTGATGGAGCAACGAAATGAAGAGTTTCAAAACTATAAAGGGTAATTCCAACCTTTCACAAACAAAACAACGTTAATTAACAGATTTCATCAGGGGTGCATAAAAAAGgcattttaagaagaaaaaaaagtgcatGTAATATATCCAAACTTGAgagatatttatataatttgttcttttttatgaCAATACTAATATATCACATAACTGgttattaattaatatccatATGCAGGAACATTAATGAATTAATATACACTTGAAGAGGAAATGTACGCAGGTAAATTGATACAATGATGAAAACATACACCGACACCGAAAGAGCTTTAATCAAGGCGTGGATTACAGCccatagcttctttttttttggtttgataTTGAACTTTTCATCTAATCATATTGCCCACACATGCTTGCTGTTAAGCATATAGGTATATAGATATTAGATAGGTtcccataaaaagaaaaacaatactaGTTAAGATGCTTTCGACTTGAGAAATTGTAAGAATCTAAATTGATAATAAGATAGAGATGCCTAAAACGACAGGAGAGAAGTTTTTTACTCTAGCTAACTTATAATTGCTTGCTCAATGATATCCTTGGATTATATGGGGTCCCGAAGTACTCCTGCTTTGCTTGCGTGACAAGGGAAAACAATTGCGTTTAATTGAGTTagtaaaaaggaagaaaaaaattaaacaaacttttaTTTTGGTACAGGGAAAGTTACAATCGGTCCCTGTTTGAATTGGATTAATTTTAGGACTATGGCTAGGATGCACCATTGTCTCATGTGGTTTATAGTACATCATTATTAAtgacatttaaattaattttagtacaCAATTTTCATATGAAGCCACCCTCCTTTCATAAAACCTGTCTCTAGAAGAGTGGTGACTGGAGCGTCGCCGAGAGGTTGGTAGCAGCGTGCCACCATAGCAGTGGTACGAGACAAGACTAGACGAATCGAAATGCTAGCTAGAACTAGATGAATATCCACAAAGTGTGTTATAACATTATTTGACCATGATTTCCGTCACAAATACTTCtcactttttatcttttatttatttattaaccaaTCAATTTTAAACACTTGCATTTCATGCTTACTCGTACCGTCTAGCAATGCTCTTAATTTTTACCATCCTAGACGTCATGAATCACTCATCTCAACAACCAAAACTTCCAAGTTTACCCCATCCCTGCTGGTTCATCTATCTCTCTATATATGTAAATCCTTTGCATGACTAAAATGTGGAGCATTAACGAAGGTgtaggaaatatattttttttgtcttttttgtcatttatttaagaGGATTGGAACGAAAAAGTTGCCGTAGTTTCATTTTAATTGGAAATTATGCCGTACTTATTACTCTAACACTTAGGAATTAggataatactttcttcttccGTAACATTGAAGACAATACTTTCAATTAATCAAAAGATAGTACTAAATATTAATGCAAGAACTTTATTTGGCAACGTGAATTTAAGTTGTTTGGCAATGTGAGTATGGGATTCTGTCTTCCTCACGCACGAAACAGAAACAatcctaatattttttaagcttaattgttgtcttgttttgtttttttctcaaTATGTGCGAGTAATTAAACAGGGTCTAAAATTACACCATTGGTGACACAAGCACATGCTTTGCACTCAAAAATCAAACTCGTGAGGCTTTTTGTAGGCCCAAGCATATCCCCCTCtcccccttttcttttcttttcttttatgcttTGATTCTCTCTCctgttatattaaaatttccCAACCGCAAACCTCGCTGAAATTTCACACGAATACCGTATACAATGCTGACGTGGCACCACAAAAACCTCTTACGACGACACACGGGACCGATGCTTTGTCGTTTTGAAAAACGAAAACGCAGTGGACACTTGGCCCTACCCCATAGGTCCTCGCTGATGACTTCAGTGTCTGTTTCTAAATGTGTTATGCGTTGTGACGTTTGTGGATTTTGTTCTTCAAGAGTGATACGCTTGTCGTTTTTAGCGATCCCAGCCGTCGCTCATGGATataaagaggaaaaaagaaaaagggaaatcgTTGATTCATAGGATGTGGGTGGAAAAGGGAATAAGAAAAAATCCAACATCAAAACACATATTCACAAATTCAATCCTTAGAGGATTTAATCTTGGAGCACCaatgaataattatttgttgGTAAAGTGTATGAATACGTTAGAAGTGTCAAGCCttggtgttctgttatatgGAACTCAACAATCCCTCCTAAAATGTTTTTCATTCTATGGTTGTTTATTCTTGACAAAGCtgcttttttgaacaagggttccctctgtcctttatgttcaaatgagactgagtcaaatgctcatttgttttttcttgcaggaaatctcTTCAAGTTTGGGTTCACATTCTTGATTT
Protein-coding sequences here:
- the LOC100101868 gene encoding probable pectate lyase 18, with amino-acid sequence MATTFLSLLFLLFSLLTPTLISSSPVQDPEFVAQEVHRKINASVARRNLGYLSCATGNPIDDCWRCDPNWEKNRQRLADCAIGFGKNAIGGKNGKIYVVTDSGDDDPVTPKPGTLRYAVIQDEPLWIIFARDMVIKLKEELIMNSFKTIDGRGASVHIAGGPCITIQYVTNVIIHGINIHDCKQGGNAMVRDSPRHYGWRTISDGDGVSIFGGSHVWVDHCSLSNCNDGLIDAIHGSTGITISNNYMTHHDKVMLLGHSDSYTQDKSMQVTIAFNHFGEGLVQRMPRCRHGYFHVVNNDYTHWEMYAIGGSANPTINSQGNRFVAPDDRFSKEVTKHEDAPESEWKGWNWRSEGDLLVNGAFFTASGAGASSSYARASSLSARPSSLVGSITTGAGALSCRKGSRC